In Bacteriovorax stolpii, a single genomic region encodes these proteins:
- a CDS encoding response regulator, which produces MTSRVLVADDSLTIQKVIGITLANSGYELVECMNEEELFRKIQSNHFDLILLDFNLSDSRSGYELSKQINNVMPGAAIIVMLGTFDTIDEGQFASCGISDKIVKPFESSKFIKKCRDLLEGVRPTPAPVVEAKQEEASEKSDDLDLWTVDAPKMSAKDEEPTEPAYGQTEATSLDPLSSEIEGWGFAASNSLEEKFQKSFPPVIEETPEDRHVLERLQTSSSFVQEESVFDEDETDPSFEVPEDLNRNLLTEIDDEISAEAFWAVDEVVPVKAEEYADILSTNLDEVTADLTETVQNFKESEAKAASKVVESPNGGDTIIHMDQDELVEKLKISLRPMIEEMVREFCRQNAEKVAWEVIPDLAENLIRKEIKEISDSVQH; this is translated from the coding sequence ATGACATCAAGAGTTTTGGTTGCAGACGACAGTTTAACGATTCAAAAAGTTATCGGTATTACACTGGCAAACAGTGGATACGAGCTTGTTGAGTGTATGAATGAAGAAGAACTGTTTAGAAAAATTCAATCAAATCATTTCGATCTTATCCTTTTAGATTTCAATCTCTCAGATTCAAGATCAGGTTACGAGCTTTCAAAACAAATCAACAATGTTATGCCTGGAGCAGCGATCATCGTTATGCTTGGGACATTCGACACAATTGATGAAGGACAGTTTGCTTCGTGCGGGATCTCAGACAAAATCGTAAAGCCGTTTGAAAGCAGCAAGTTCATCAAGAAGTGCCGCGATCTGCTTGAAGGAGTTAGACCAACTCCGGCCCCAGTCGTAGAAGCAAAACAAGAAGAAGCTTCGGAAAAATCAGATGACCTGGATCTTTGGACAGTTGATGCTCCAAAGATGTCAGCAAAAGACGAAGAGCCGACTGAACCAGCGTACGGACAAACAGAAGCAACAAGTTTAGATCCACTTTCGAGTGAAATCGAGGGCTGGGGATTTGCCGCATCTAATAGCCTGGAAGAAAAATTTCAGAAATCTTTCCCACCAGTTATTGAAGAAACTCCGGAAGACAGACATGTTCTTGAAAGACTACAAACCTCTTCAAGCTTCGTGCAGGAAGAAAGTGTATTTGATGAAGATGAAACAGACCCATCATTTGAAGTACCTGAAGATTTAAACCGCAATTTATTAACTGAAATCGATGATGAGATTTCAGCTGAAGCTTTCTGGGCCGTTGATGAAGTGGTTCCGGTCAAAGCTGAAGAATACGCCGACATTCTTTCAACAAATCTTGATGAAGTGACAGCAGACCTTACGGAAACTGTTCAGAACTTTAAAGAGAGCGAAGCAAAAGCTGCTTCAAAAGTTGTTGAGTCACCAAATGGTGGCGACACAATCATTCACATGGATCAAGATGAATTAGTTGAAAAACTAAAAATCTCTCTGCGTCCAATGATCGAAGAAATGGTTAGAGAGTTCTGCCGTCAAAATGCAGAGAAGGTTGCATGGGAAGTCATTCCAGACCTGGCAGAAAACCTGATTCGCAAAGAAATCAAAGAAATTTCGGATTCAGTTCAGCACTAG
- a CDS encoding FHA domain-containing protein — protein MAANVKITTELKAPGDVGTHHRLLCMTGPNKGNAYFLTGKRIIIGRGDNADIQIVDTKISREHAELALAEGAYTITDLGAQNGVIVNDAKIKQKKLVDGEKVVIGQTVFRYNIFVVSQSAEMILAEATPDSPIAKEIKKGVKVKVPARNPKGNFEEEFKTEKVADTKVNSKTRFMVIGIVLLALAFVLFGGNDTPNTPKGVIKTDKSPDADIFNETMAPKTSKDDPDTRKKLEALIHSGRREFREGNYFRAMEEFRLALLLSPGNGQASFYLSKAKQRLDDEITKNFEKGTQEQDSKKYQAAVVSFCGVVQLIKEYPNDERYKNAMLKISAIESSLGMEKGEIKCFEEKPADSGN, from the coding sequence ATGGCAGCAAACGTTAAGATTACTACAGAGCTTAAAGCACCTGGCGATGTTGGGACACATCACCGTTTGCTCTGTATGACAGGACCGAATAAAGGTAATGCTTATTTCCTGACAGGAAAAAGAATTATCATTGGTCGCGGTGACAATGCTGACATCCAGATTGTTGATACAAAGATTTCCAGAGAGCACGCAGAGCTTGCGCTGGCCGAAGGCGCTTATACAATTACTGATTTAGGAGCGCAGAACGGAGTCATCGTTAACGATGCTAAGATTAAGCAAAAAAAGCTTGTAGATGGTGAGAAGGTCGTTATTGGGCAGACTGTTTTTAGATACAATATCTTTGTTGTCAGCCAGTCTGCAGAAATGATCCTGGCAGAAGCAACACCTGATTCACCGATTGCTAAAGAAATTAAAAAAGGTGTGAAGGTTAAAGTTCCTGCAAGAAATCCCAAAGGTAACTTTGAAGAGGAATTTAAAACCGAAAAGGTTGCTGATACAAAAGTAAACAGTAAAACCCGTTTTATGGTTATAGGGATTGTTTTGCTTGCATTAGCTTTTGTACTCTTTGGAGGAAACGACACTCCTAATACACCAAAGGGTGTGATTAAAACGGATAAGAGTCCGGATGCAGATATCTTTAATGAAACAATGGCCCCTAAGACCAGTAAAGATGATCCGGATACAAGGAAAAAACTGGAAGCTTTAATCCATAGTGGGAGAAGAGAATTCAGGGAAGGGAATTATTTTAGAGCGATGGAAGAATTTAGACTTGCCCTTCTCTTAAGTCCAGGGAACGGACAGGCGAGTTTCTATCTTTCAAAAGCAAAACAAAGACTGGATGATGAAATCACCAAGAACTTTGAAAAAGGAACACAGGAGCAGGATTCTAAAAAATACCAGGCAGCTGTTGTTTCTTTCTGTGGAGTTGTTCAGTTAATTAAAGAGTATCCTAACGACGAAAGATATAAGAATGCGATGTTAAAAATTAGTGCAATCGAGTCATCGCTAGGAATGGAGAAAGGTGAAATTAAGTGTTTTGAAGAGAAACCAGCCGATTCAGGAAATTGA
- a CDS encoding biotin--[acetyl-CoA-carboxylase] ligase — translation MYHTHFNSIHSTQIYLKDNLVELQSHDSEILISASEQTLGIGRKGSQWDSYTNAIAMSFTMKPNLVPTLTPIEIGVLTSEFLKQEYGVSIFLKWPNDLLTAEGKKCGGILAQYIDSETVIAGLGLNLGSLPSTEAPGHYKHGLGNVSDLKLSEEDKKTIPAKLYSYILKNRVQTAQEMQVRFLQACFHIGHMVDIDDDGFNFEGKFMGIGQNGEALVEINGNVKAFLSSSLKILGKA, via the coding sequence ATGTATCATACGCATTTTAATTCAATTCACTCCACTCAGATTTATCTGAAGGATAATCTCGTCGAGCTTCAAAGTCACGACAGCGAAATCCTTATCAGTGCCAGTGAACAAACTCTTGGAATTGGACGCAAAGGAAGCCAATGGGATTCCTATACAAACGCTATTGCCATGAGTTTCACCATGAAACCAAATCTGGTTCCGACACTCACTCCAATTGAAATCGGTGTACTCACTTCAGAATTTTTAAAACAAGAATACGGTGTTTCTATTTTTCTGAAATGGCCCAATGATCTTTTAACTGCTGAAGGAAAAAAATGCGGTGGAATCCTTGCTCAGTATATCGACAGTGAAACTGTGATTGCGGGCCTGGGATTAAACCTTGGTTCACTTCCTTCAACAGAGGCCCCCGGACATTACAAACATGGGCTGGGCAACGTTTCTGACTTAAAACTTTCTGAAGAAGATAAAAAAACAATCCCAGCGAAACTCTACTCTTATATTTTAAAAAACCGCGTTCAAACAGCTCAAGAGATGCAAGTGCGTTTTCTTCAAGCGTGTTTTCATATCGGCCACATGGTCGACATTGACGATGATGGATTTAACTTCGAAGGAAAATTCATGGGCATCGGACAAAACGGTGAAGCCCTCGTTGAAATCAACGGCAACGTAAAAGCGTTCCTATCCAGCTCACTTAAAATCCTAGGCAAGGCCTAG
- a CDS encoding DUF192 domain-containing protein → MKSGEIICNKMMIAESFFSRLKGLMFSAKLPDCDGFLIRPCNSIHTFFMRYSLDIIFLDQNFNIVKVLYDLSPWRMTWIYFRSYQVLEMKAGTLKKGLQPGEKLEAVCIS, encoded by the coding sequence ATGAAATCGGGTGAAATCATTTGCAATAAGATGATGATCGCCGAGAGTTTTTTTTCGAGATTGAAGGGATTGATGTTTTCAGCGAAGCTTCCGGACTGTGATGGCTTTTTGATTAGGCCATGCAATTCGATTCATACGTTTTTTATGCGTTACTCGCTGGACATTATTTTTCTTGATCAGAATTTTAATATCGTAAAAGTTCTTTATGACTTAAGTCCCTGGAGAATGACCTGGATCTATTTTAGGTCTTACCAGGTGTTGGAGATGAAGGCAGGAACATTGAAGAAAGGCCTTCAGCCGGGAGAAAAACTAGAGGCAGTATGTATAAGTTAG
- a CDS encoding FHA domain-containing protein, producing the protein MKLSVLKRNQPIQEIDLGKDVLAHDYSETIFLIGRSKDCHIVLDDKKISREHARIIHKSGKWFIEKTNPDNACQINGDDFERHELETGDVFTAESFSVTVLSDGTEATGVTTQKEVPVVEQKVEKVVAAPVEQKETPPAPVAPAKTAKSNATATDLNIQQLDTVDSSVHFDQDSTKEIGLDDMVESSGEESEFQDQPEDDLDLSLGGTPRSEDASTITSQETDADFVIAENDSGEAPVEDENMSYSLENIDGGSDDESTKVIQTFASVYLELFGDTAPYDRYIIENEKTFIGRDPSKCQIVLNDSEVSTVHAVITKNNIMLSLEDLNSSNGTLHKGDRINKVMLSHNDEFVIGGVTFTVKIRSEFLKEESATLMAVDENQTVEVEEVVEEELEEGEQLDALGEAVSAEPEEKSIIKRILKDEQKRKKALYIIVALAAAWFLFGDEETTAPVKQTKKAPAKKSINSPVTKVSQKNLSEEQKRALSAQYEIGKSHFQEGRYREALTELQKVAAVDPNFNSNLQSLIALSKEGLGKIEEAEKERQAKLAAAEKKAKVTALLEKAREYTKDRRVDLATSTFNEITQLDPENFEVSKMKMELDDWQREKQRKELEEAQKKKDRDDKVEKLKPARTLFLQNEWFKAINKLEDFLRIKDMDDDLTTEATEMLKKSKDELNSAVAPLIGKAKSLLEGQDLKGAYEVYQQILRIEPSNSEALNQVGDIREQLATRARKIYREAIIAESLSLFQDAKEKFQEVQQISPVDSDYYKKATEKLKDYLE; encoded by the coding sequence GTGAAATTAAGTGTTTTGAAGAGAAACCAGCCGATTCAGGAAATTGATTTAGGCAAAGATGTTCTCGCACATGATTATTCAGAAACCATTTTTTTGATCGGACGATCAAAAGACTGCCATATTGTTCTCGATGATAAGAAAATCTCGAGAGAACATGCGCGCATCATTCATAAAAGTGGTAAATGGTTTATTGAAAAAACCAATCCGGATAATGCTTGCCAGATTAATGGTGATGATTTTGAAAGACATGAACTGGAGACAGGTGACGTTTTCACTGCTGAGTCTTTCAGTGTGACAGTTTTAAGTGACGGGACAGAGGCAACTGGGGTGACAACCCAAAAAGAAGTTCCTGTTGTTGAACAAAAAGTAGAAAAAGTGGTGGCAGCTCCAGTGGAGCAAAAAGAAACACCGCCAGCACCTGTGGCACCTGCCAAAACTGCAAAATCCAATGCTACGGCTACAGATTTAAATATCCAACAGTTGGATACTGTTGATTCATCAGTTCATTTTGACCAGGATTCTACCAAAGAGATTGGGCTGGATGATATGGTGGAGTCTTCAGGAGAAGAGTCTGAATTCCAGGACCAACCAGAAGATGATCTGGATTTATCATTAGGTGGAACTCCACGTTCTGAAGATGCCAGCACGATTACTTCTCAAGAGACAGATGCTGATTTTGTTATTGCAGAAAATGATTCAGGAGAAGCACCGGTAGAAGACGAAAACATGTCTTACTCGTTGGAAAATATCGACGGTGGAAGTGATGATGAAAGTACAAAAGTTATCCAGACTTTTGCTTCCGTCTACCTGGAACTTTTCGGAGACACCGCACCTTACGACCGCTACATTATTGAAAACGAAAAGACATTTATCGGACGCGATCCAAGTAAGTGTCAGATCGTTTTAAATGATTCAGAAGTTTCAACTGTTCATGCCGTTATTACTAAAAATAATATTATGTTGAGTCTCGAAGATTTAAACTCTTCTAACGGTACTCTTCATAAAGGTGACCGCATCAACAAGGTCATGTTAAGCCACAACGATGAATTCGTTATTGGTGGTGTAACTTTCACTGTTAAGATCAGATCGGAATTCTTAAAAGAAGAAAGTGCAACCCTGATGGCCGTTGATGAAAATCAAACGGTTGAAGTTGAAGAGGTTGTTGAAGAGGAGCTGGAAGAAGGCGAGCAGCTCGATGCTTTAGGTGAAGCTGTTTCTGCTGAGCCTGAAGAAAAATCAATTATTAAGCGCATTTTAAAAGATGAGCAGAAGAGAAAGAAAGCCCTCTATATTATTGTCGCACTTGCGGCTGCCTGGTTTTTGTTTGGAGATGAAGAAACAACGGCTCCAGTTAAGCAGACGAAAAAGGCTCCGGCCAAAAAATCAATTAATAGTCCAGTGACTAAAGTATCACAGAAGAATTTATCTGAAGAACAAAAGCGCGCGCTTTCTGCACAATATGAGATTGGAAAGTCTCACTTCCAGGAAGGTCGTTACCGTGAAGCTTTAACTGAGTTACAGAAAGTTGCGGCAGTTGACCCCAACTTTAACTCAAACCTTCAATCACTTATCGCTCTTTCAAAAGAAGGGTTAGGGAAAATTGAAGAGGCCGAAAAAGAAAGACAGGCCAAGCTTGCAGCAGCAGAGAAAAAAGCGAAAGTCACAGCTCTATTAGAAAAGGCCCGCGAATACACTAAAGACAGAAGAGTGGATTTAGCGACATCAACCTTTAATGAAATTACTCAGCTTGACCCAGAGAACTTTGAAGTCTCAAAGATGAAGATGGAGCTGGATGACTGGCAGAGAGAAAAACAAAGAAAAGAACTGGAAGAGGCCCAGAAGAAAAAAGACCGTGATGACAAAGTTGAAAAACTAAAACCAGCGCGCACTCTTTTCTTACAAAATGAATGGTTCAAGGCCATTAATAAGCTGGAAGATTTCCTGCGCATTAAAGATATGGATGACGATTTGACAACTGAAGCAACAGAAATGCTAAAGAAGTCAAAAGATGAGTTGAACTCAGCTGTCGCTCCATTGATTGGGAAGGCAAAATCACTACTTGAAGGACAGGACTTAAAAGGTGCTTACGAAGTTTATCAGCAGATTCTTAGAATCGAGCCTTCAAACTCAGAAGCTCTTAATCAGGTTGGAGATATTAGGGAGCAGTTGGCAACCAGAGCAAGAAAGATTTACCGTGAAGCGATTATTGCTGAATCGTTGAGTTTATTCCAGGATGCCAAAGAGAAGTTCCAGGAAGTTCAGCAAATTTCTCCTGTGGATAGCGATTACTATAAAAAAGCGACGGAAAAACTTAAAGATTATCTGGAATAG
- the rph gene encoding ribonuclease PH, which produces MSSFANLISRTQPRKIQYTVNPNPYAKGSVIVECGNTKVYVTVTVDEGVPPFLKGKGEGWLTAEYSMLPSATHSRNKRERNGASGRTQEIQRLIGRSLRSVIDLKKLGERTVQIDCDVMVADGGTRTTSISGAYVALSLAMKKLIAEGLLKESPLTDQLAAISVGINKEGKAIADLNYEEDSSCETDMNIVMTSSGKFVEIQGTAEGAPFSHDQMLALIDCAKESLKTVFAKQNEILA; this is translated from the coding sequence ATGTCATCTTTTGCTAACCTCATTTCCCGCACACAACCAAGAAAAATTCAATACACTGTAAATCCTAACCCTTATGCCAAAGGATCAGTTATTGTCGAGTGCGGTAATACTAAAGTTTACGTGACAGTAACTGTAGATGAAGGTGTGCCTCCATTCTTAAAAGGAAAAGGGGAAGGATGGCTGACTGCCGAATACTCAATGCTTCCCTCTGCGACACACTCTCGCAATAAGAGAGAAAGAAATGGAGCGAGTGGAAGAACTCAAGAAATCCAAAGATTAATCGGAAGATCACTGAGATCAGTTATCGATTTAAAAAAATTAGGTGAGCGCACTGTTCAAATCGACTGCGATGTTATGGTGGCAGACGGTGGGACGAGAACAACATCTATCTCTGGAGCTTACGTTGCTCTTTCATTAGCAATGAAAAAACTTATTGCTGAAGGGCTTCTCAAAGAAAGCCCACTGACTGATCAGTTAGCAGCTATCAGTGTAGGGATCAATAAAGAAGGAAAAGCTATTGCTGATCTTAACTACGAAGAAGACTCAAGCTGTGAAACAGATATGAACATCGTCATGACGAGCTCTGGAAAATTCGTTGAAATCCAGGGGACAGCAGAAGGCGCACCTTTTTCACACGACCAAATGCTTGCGCTTATTGATTGTGCCAAAGAATCACTGAAGACTGTGTTTGCAAAACAAAATGAGATTTTAGCCTAA
- a CDS encoding type II secretion system F family protein produces the protein MTRALIGLSIFLFIFSSGNLKAIEFSDLTQDQKFELYNESCEKEQFANCYQVAHWYLQNKRLDPIEERATREEINQLKEKRKKIKLENFDNEISDEEMAKLKELTAKLIPENQEKLSQVKAKEALQRACGGGEKIACKELSGKLEYEGASLLYYTALALIGLAVFLVAKTIFQDEDQFQAQEKLDDNKTQLDDIARHGVVLRYSRPFFKRYFSPIVSGMKNRKTFKDKYRRKLAAAGLTSVLTPEDFFAFKLFLIIGFPILFMVVRTFLEETWPLTLIPVIAFIGFFYPDFWIKGKIQQRQKDIISAMPFCVDMLALSVEAGLDFIAAMTKVIEKAKANPLTEEFEILIKEIKIGASRAEALRNLAWRIDLIQISSFAATLIAADSVGASIGPILKALSVEIRQKKSSEVEKAGATAATKILFPMLFLIVPSVLMVVFAPIVMEALAGR, from the coding sequence ATGACCAGGGCCCTGATAGGACTTTCAATTTTTCTGTTCATATTTAGTTCAGGCAACTTGAAGGCGATTGAATTTAGCGACCTTACACAAGATCAAAAATTTGAGCTTTATAATGAGTCGTGTGAAAAAGAGCAGTTTGCAAACTGTTATCAAGTCGCACATTGGTATCTTCAAAATAAACGTCTCGATCCAATTGAAGAGCGTGCGACTCGCGAAGAAATTAATCAGCTAAAAGAGAAACGTAAAAAAATTAAACTCGAGAATTTTGACAATGAAATCTCTGATGAAGAGATGGCGAAACTCAAAGAGCTAACAGCGAAACTTATTCCGGAAAATCAGGAAAAACTCAGCCAGGTAAAAGCGAAAGAAGCTCTTCAGCGCGCTTGTGGTGGTGGAGAGAAAATCGCCTGTAAAGAATTGAGCGGAAAGCTTGAATATGAAGGAGCATCTCTTCTTTATTATACCGCTCTTGCTTTAATTGGACTTGCTGTTTTCTTGGTCGCCAAAACAATTTTCCAGGATGAAGACCAGTTCCAGGCCCAGGAAAAACTAGATGATAACAAAACTCAACTAGACGATATCGCTCGCCATGGAGTTGTTCTTCGTTACTCACGTCCTTTCTTTAAACGTTACTTCAGTCCGATTGTATCCGGAATGAAGAATAGAAAAACATTCAAAGATAAATACCGCAGAAAACTTGCAGCAGCTGGCTTAACCAGTGTTTTAACACCGGAAGATTTTTTTGCTTTTAAGCTCTTCTTGATTATTGGTTTCCCGATTCTTTTTATGGTGGTGAGAACTTTCCTGGAAGAAACGTGGCCTTTAACCTTGATTCCAGTCATTGCGTTTATCGGTTTCTTCTACCCAGATTTCTGGATTAAAGGAAAGATTCAGCAAAGACAAAAAGACATTATCAGTGCGATGCCATTTTGCGTGGATATGCTGGCCCTTTCAGTTGAAGCTGGTCTGGACTTTATTGCAGCGATGACAAAAGTTATTGAGAAAGCAAAGGCCAACCCTTTGACTGAAGAATTTGAGATTCTTATCAAAGAAATTAAAATCGGGGCGAGCCGTGCTGAAGCTTTAAGAAACCTGGCATGGAGAATTGACTTGATTCAGATTTCTTCATTTGCGGCGACTCTAATTGCCGCTGACTCAGTAGGTGCTTCAATTGGGCCGATCTTAAAAGCGCTTTCGGTTGAGATCAGACAGAAAAAATCTTCAGAAGTAGAAAAGGCCGGGGCAACTGCGGCGACAAAGATTCTTTTTCCAATGCTCTTTTTAATTGTTCCGTCGGTTCTGATGGTTGTATTCGCTCCGATTGTCATGGAGGCATTGGCTGGAAGATAA
- a CDS encoding FHA domain-containing protein, whose amino-acid sequence MYKLVVVGGKLRGQEFVLKSGENVLGRDPGCDIHFPVEGVSKKHMGVTVADDVIYVNDLGSANGTFLNGRIVKKASIKSGDKIGLPNSILQLVYVQEKKVVVKKKVAVQREREESLDELLSGGTPPDNLVGKIFWLFKYKFMPLLHGINQEYEWRILLAIMTAAFALVTITLTIGPVLQDSKNVLMNEIRIRGTHYADEISRTNTKALEQKALERVDTSFLDGAGQDGVESYELIDLDGRVLRPISRLNEYTNDTVSIQIKEWFSNPKNKNIKDARILPLEGGKIGIGKQIFVYDPKTGTQEPVGIIAIRFAPTTLTAEASKSTRLYLESVVTSLLVGILFFGVVYYLTLRPIEELRIQIEEGLRGRRRSVESKLLFEEMNPVRNAINTGLQRIRELQRDESDISADDLESDDAYVNTLLEFMRGAQGPVIVLNSAKNLVRINTPAEDVCGIRQSMSEGMNILDITKERGFAATLIELCDNSANNSGLSQEGNYELQGKPYNIYVNSLMGKDGFAKGFYIAFVLDN is encoded by the coding sequence ATGTATAAGTTAGTCGTTGTCGGTGGAAAATTAAGAGGACAGGAATTCGTTCTAAAGAGCGGAGAAAACGTACTGGGAAGAGATCCTGGGTGCGATATTCATTTCCCTGTTGAGGGTGTGTCGAAAAAACATATGGGAGTGACTGTTGCTGATGACGTTATTTATGTAAACGATTTAGGAAGTGCTAACGGTACATTCTTAAATGGAAGAATTGTCAAAAAGGCGAGCATCAAAAGCGGCGATAAAATCGGTCTGCCGAACTCTATTCTTCAGCTCGTTTATGTTCAGGAAAAGAAAGTCGTAGTTAAGAAAAAAGTTGCTGTTCAGCGCGAGCGTGAAGAAAGCTTAGATGAGCTTCTGAGCGGAGGAACTCCTCCAGATAACTTAGTTGGAAAGATCTTCTGGTTATTTAAGTATAAGTTCATGCCACTACTTCACGGGATTAACCAAGAGTATGAATGGCGTATTCTTTTAGCAATTATGACGGCGGCCTTTGCTCTCGTCACGATCACTTTGACGATTGGCCCGGTTCTTCAGGATTCAAAAAATGTTCTGATGAATGAGATTCGTATTCGTGGAACTCACTATGCTGATGAGATCAGTCGTACAAATACGAAGGCCCTTGAACAAAAGGCCCTGGAGCGCGTTGATACATCTTTCCTTGATGGAGCGGGACAAGACGGGGTTGAGTCTTATGAGCTAATCGACTTAGATGGACGTGTTCTAAGACCTATTTCGCGTTTGAATGAATATACTAACGATACCGTTTCTATTCAGATTAAAGAATGGTTCTCAAACCCAAAGAATAAAAACATCAAGGACGCGAGGATTCTTCCACTTGAAGGTGGGAAGATCGGGATTGGAAAGCAGATCTTCGTTTACGATCCAAAAACAGGAACACAAGAACCGGTGGGGATCATTGCGATTCGTTTTGCTCCAACAACACTGACAGCAGAAGCTTCAAAGAGCACAAGACTTTATCTTGAGTCAGTTGTTACATCACTACTTGTAGGGATTTTATTCTTCGGAGTTGTGTACTACTTAACATTAAGGCCGATTGAAGAATTGCGTATTCAAATTGAAGAAGGTCTTCGCGGGCGCAGAAGAAGTGTAGAGAGTAAACTTCTTTTTGAAGAAATGAATCCGGTGAGAAATGCCATTAATACAGGATTACAGCGCATACGTGAATTGCAGCGTGATGAAAGCGATATTAGTGCGGACGATTTGGAAAGTGACGACGCTTACGTTAATACACTTTTGGAATTCATGCGCGGGGCCCAGGGGCCAGTCATTGTCCTGAACTCGGCCAAAAACTTGGTGAGAATTAACACTCCAGCTGAAGATGTCTGCGGTATTAGACAGTCAATGTCAGAAGGAATGAATATTTTAGATATTACCAAAGAGCGTGGATTTGCAGCTACGCTGATTGAATTGTGTGATAACTCGGCCAACAATTCGGGGCTTTCACAGGAAGGAAATTATGAACTGCAAGGAAAACCATACAACATTTATGTGAACTCGTTGATGGGGAAAGATGGATTTGCCAAAGGCTTTTATATTGCCTTTGTTTTGGATAATTAA
- a CDS encoding PP2C family protein-serine/threonine phosphatase, with amino-acid sequence MIELKSYGMQTHQGPHLNLNEDLVEADLVNNLFMVVDGFGGSNIGDRVAMMVRDSLKRSYTKIAIDPEATLPFFYSHKYLIEGNALINAFHTAHQNVNRDNEQKSMDNRGGASVIAAALAENILTLVSTGNCVAYLYRKGHLTVEVLPDSLSSLSRDTFQSHLHSVPMSGIGLFEDLHYSVRELKVTEGDLVVLLTDGAYSRLSADEIKYTIEKNLESEMEAIKELFRLSNDRGNLDNQSAIILQF; translated from the coding sequence ATGATTGAATTAAAAAGTTATGGCATGCAGACACATCAAGGACCACATTTAAATCTTAATGAAGATTTGGTGGAAGCTGATCTGGTGAATAATCTTTTTATGGTGGTCGATGGATTTGGCGGATCAAATATCGGTGACCGAGTAGCGATGATGGTGAGAGACAGCTTAAAGAGGTCCTACACAAAAATTGCTATTGACCCGGAAGCGACGTTGCCTTTTTTCTATAGCCACAAATATCTTATTGAAGGCAATGCCCTGATCAATGCTTTTCATACGGCCCACCAAAACGTTAATCGCGACAATGAACAAAAGAGCATGGACAATCGCGGAGGCGCTTCGGTGATTGCCGCTGCCTTGGCCGAAAATATTTTAACTTTGGTTTCAACAGGTAACTGCGTAGCTTACTTATACCGCAAAGGTCACTTAACGGTTGAAGTTCTGCCGGACTCTTTGTCGAGCTTAAGCCGAGACACTTTTCAATCTCATCTTCATTCAGTGCCTATGAGTGGGATTGGTCTTTTTGAAGATCTTCATTATAGCGTTCGCGAATTAAAAGTGACGGAAGGGGATTTGGTGGTTCTACTGACTGACGGAGCTTACTCGCGTTTAAGCGCAGATGAGATTAAATATACAATTGAAAAGAACTTAGAAAGTGAAATGGAAGCCATCAAAGAACTGTTTCGCTTATCCAATGACCGCGGAAATCTCGATAATCAATCAGCAATAATTCTTCAGTTTTAA